A stretch of DNA from Cololabis saira isolate AMF1-May2022 chromosome 17, fColSai1.1, whole genome shotgun sequence:
ATCACATATTACTgaacaatagaaaaaaaacaaggcttCTCTGAATTTTTCCCCAATGATTTTACAGTTAATATTCGGTTCAAAACATATTATGGTTTGAGCTGCCGCAGAATAAACACACGCAGTAAACATGAGCGCACACCGGCCAGAATAACCCAATAATTTCATAATGTCAGGAGAGATCTGCGGGAGAGGACGGCAGACTTAAACTGAGACGGCAGAAGTGGACTAAAGTAAAGTTGGTGCGTAGTTTTGCAGTATTACCTTGGTGTGCTGAGTGTGTGAACTCCTCCGTTACTTTTTGGTCCAAGACTGTCCGCTGCAGACCTGCAGTCTGACAGCCGGCCGGAAACACGTCACCAAcgagaaacagatgaaaacaaaaaaaataaaaggtttatATCGGATTGGAAACTTGTGTTCTCTTCATGACATGTTGATGATTCAGTCTTATAAGGTTTAACTATtattgaaatttaaaaaataacaaaaaaacggttgctgaagcctgaattatggtctgcgttaaatcgacgcagatcctacgccgtaaggtacgcggcgacgcgcaccgtacgcaatgggatctgcgttggtgtaacgcggaaccataaatcagcctttagagtttccacccacagtccaaaaaaatgtatctcaaACTAACCAGTGAATCGAAATTAGTTGCAGGAGTGTATTTGGTTATTCATCTGTGCATGTGAtcgactggtgacctgtccagggaaGACCCCTgaagacaaggcaaggcaaatgtatttgtatctaGTACAATTCAACataaggtcattcaaagtgctttacaacaacattaaaagtggcaagacacagttaaacagtgaataacaaataaaatgaaataaaatgataagaaaagaggtaaagtaataaaaagcacaagttgttaaaaataagggcagtagagtccagcaggtaagtatttaatttaggagtacgcttcagtaaacagtaatgtttttaggcctgatttaaaggagctgacagttggagcagacctcaggtctacaggaagtttgttccaccggtgaggagcagaataactgaacgctgcctcaccttgcttggttctgctTCTTGGGacaaacaacaaaccagatccagatgaacctcaggggtctgggagcttcatagggaacagatcaagcatgtattttggtccaagaccattcaggtctttgtaaacCAGCAGTAAGGTTTtcaactctatcctttgactcactggaagccagtgtagcgatttcatgaccagtgtaatgtggtccagtttcctggagtttgtaaggactctggcgacagcgttctggatcagatttcttgttaaggcctgttaagatgccattgcaataatccaattTACTGAAAATAAATGCACGAATACccttttccatgtcttgtttagacagaaaccccttcGTTTTTCAGGTAGTAATATGAAGACAGATGTGACCCATTAGACCCCGAGTATGGATGATGGAATGATATATGCTTCTTCCCCCTTTCCTAGTTTCTTTTTGTGAATAGACCAACACAGGGGTGGGGTAACCAACTCTTTACATCCAATTTTACACAATCATACCcaaattataaatatctcatcagTAATATCACCCCTTTGAGAGAGAAGACAACATTCTAAATACAAAATATTGTGCTTCAAATCTATTGGGATTCTTCAATTTGAATAATTTCTAAATATATGTTTGCAGAaagaattacattttattgctGTAAAATCTTCACTCATAACAGAAATCTGTACATTATAACATCTCAATATCTATGTATGGACTAATAAAGCCTAACAGGGATTATAGTACCCAAACCCGAAGCACATGTGAGGATATGAATGTACGTGACAAACGGAAACATGAGGGTGAGTGAGCACTAGGTGGCAGCAGCatggagaaagaagaagaaaaaaaaagaaaaaaactattatATACaccacatgaataaataaaatatttaaatttttctccCAACAATCTCTCTAAGGACTCTACTGAGCTGAATCACACTTTGATGATAATTTAGCCAGAGAACCTTTATTAAACCATTTCAGCACCATACAATGCGCATTTATCTTCAAGGCACAGCACATGTACTGTTTTTATGTCAGTACAGCTACCAAGAAATCTGTTAAATAAATGATGCATTACTAGTTGTCACATTGTTGCACTTTGACTCTTCTCTGTTTCCAAAGTATTTACCCACTACTTCCTCATCTACAAGACAACAACCGAACAACCGACACACAAGTGCTCAATCTAAGCAGTGATTTTTAGTTTAATGTCTTCTTCAAGTATTCATGTCACAGGTGagcctttcctcctgctccagTCTGGTCAGCTCCTGGATCACTTCCTCTCGTAGTAGAACCATTTATCAACTGCAAATTAAATTACACATTAGATCAGGGAAGTAGGAAGTCTAAAATCTGGATACTACTGACAGGAATACTAATCAAAAGGTTACCTGATGAGGGAACGGACTCTTCCTTTCCACAAGGACAAGTCTGAAAGCAGAGATAAAGGTCAGCTGAAGAAGCCTTGTGTTTAAATGTCTGATGTTGCAAAACACGGTGGGGAAAATTCTTACCCCACCAACAGCAGCTTTGGCCTCATCTGCCGAGCAGCAGTATGGGCTTTCACCCTCTGAGACGCATGTGTTTTTGCTGTTTTGTAGAAGTGTATACAATTTTCATGAacacattaattaattaaagtgTGGTTTTTCTTTAGCTGAAGTCAAAGCAGCAAGATGCCTGCAGTATTTACCAGTTGAGTTCACCAGCATTAGCCTTCTGGGAAATGAGAGCTTTCCAGAAGCTGTGAGTGCTCTTGATTACTTCAATGGCAAATTCCTGAAatataaaacagtaattactTAGCTGAGAGTAAGAGTTATGAAATGGTTTAATAAGCAAAAAACTCAAACCATTTTTCCTAACCAATGGCATGTTAACAGTTTGATGAATTGATCCAGTACTCTGCGTTAATCCAAATCCATTTCAAACCGCTATGATCATGATTTAATAAGGTGTGGCAGGTGGAGACCTTGTCTTTGAACTCCCCGTTGAAAGCaaactggttctctggtttccCGTCTGGCACCTTGTACCTCCTGAACCAGTCGACCGTGGCCTCGAGATAACCGGGTCTCAGGCGTTGGACGTCACTGATGTCTGAACACCGACAGGGACAACAAAAAAAGTACATGATATAACTGATACACCACTGTCGATACaccaaaagacaaaataacCGAGACGCTTACTGTTGAAGTCCTTGGCTTCAGGGTCCTCTACGTCGATTGCAATCACTTTCCAATCGGTCTCACCCTCATCAATCATGGCCAACACTCcgagtacttttactttgatgACGTCTCCACGTGTGCAGACCTGTAGAGAACATTTCCGTTTATATTCACAGAAGGTTCATTGAAATAAGCCACCAATGTGAAACAGGAGTTCTTTACCCTAGTGCCGATTTCACAGACATCAATAGGGTCGTTGTCACCACAGCAGTCAGTGTCTCCATCTTTATGAGCTGGATCTTCCCACGTCTAAAGCAGAATTGTACCAAATGTTTACCGCTGAACATTGTTAATGTTGAACGCACTCATGAAAATCTATCACACTTCATTCAGACAGAAAACTGACCTGGGGAATGGCTCCGTAGTTCCAAATGTAGCCTTTATGTGGGAAAACATTGGCAACGTACCGCAGCTTGCCCTTCTTCACATCTTGCTTTATTGGATTCAAGATGTCTTTTGTAGCTATCTGAAATGATACATTTGTAATGCTGTTACTAttaaagatgcattcatttttaaaaacatacaaatgcTCTCAAATGGCATGTGTGACAATTGTCCAAACTATATTCACAATGCCTACATGACAATAAGTAATTACCAACACACTTATAAATATTGTATGCAGTTTTACAGCACATTTTACATTATTAACCAAGTTGCTTTCCTTAAGTCTCATGCCACTTTTAGACACAAAACCCATTTTAACACTTTAGCAGTACAACAGGAGGAAGGAAATGTGACTTTTCAGACGGACCTTTAATTGTGGTAAAATTAACAGTCATTTGCACTAAATGGGATATTTTAGAACAAAGACTCTTCTTCATCCTGAAGCTGACCGACTCTTCCCCTACACCCATCTCTTTACTCCCAATTTTAGATCTAAACGGCTTACTGACATGCAGTCCAGCTCTCTCCCCCACTGCTGTCCCACTCATGAACCTAAAGAGGCCAAAGAACCCCTTTCCTCTGATGAAAACCAGCAGAACCACTCCTGGGATGGACATGTCATGGGTCACAAACTCTTCCCCCGGCAGAATGTCGTAATGGCCATCGTCTTACACAAAACTCTTCAGTCCACTACTATTTAAGTAATAATGAACACTCATCATGTTTTTGTCTAAgcgatttcagtagatttgtgTCTGTACACTCCTTCACTGAGCATTTCAACCCTTTTTTAACAGGTGACTGTATCGTCGACACTAATATTCTTGGAAAGTTCTTCCTCGGCACAAGCAGCCAGCAGTTCTTTTATCTTACTGGTGGTCTAGTttcctttcctctctttttccaaaTGTGTCGTATTTCTGAAGAAGTACACTGGTGATTATTTGCATGATTTAGGTTACTACGGTAACAACCCACTAAACGCTCTGCTGTGATTCAAACGACAAACGCTTTAAAGAATTACTACAGGTCATATACCAGGGAAAGCTAGCGgtttgtacaggactgtctcagaaaattaaaatattgtgataaagtcctttattttctttaatgcaaaaatgtcatacattgattcataatcagcaatattaaaataaaaggcttgcaatatgtcagttgatttgtaatgaatccagaatgtatgacatttttgtttttttaaattgcattacagaaaataaagaactttatcacaatattctaattttctgagacagtcctgtaaactgaCAACTCTAGCGTGCTAGATACACACAAATAGACCTCTGTCTAAAAGGAGTGTTATATTAAAAGGTAAATATATGTCACACTGTCTGTCCAAGGTGGGGGAGATGTTCCTTTGCGGTGCCTACGTGTCCCATGTTTGAGTACAGAGGCTCAAGGGTAGGAGGTGTAAACCTACAATGGAGGTAGTCACAGGGCTAAAAGGGCTGGTTTTCAAGGAGAAACAGAAGTGACTTATCAAGGaagtcattacatttaagagtCATCCAGTTCAATTATTACTTTGTAATACTCCAAAGGTATTagcatcaaaatgcattttaaagtATCAAGTAAAAGCACTTGCTGTGCATGATGGGATGTTTAAGAAtattttgaatcattgcattacataattataattatCAGTGCATTAATATGTTCAtacttttcattttaaaagtatTAAAGGGTTTTACAACATTAAGATATTTCTTTGAAAGGTAGCTTAAAAAGGTCCCAttttcaaaatatatatatttttattaatctATAGTACTGCATCGTaatttttgtaattatatattatataataacagTAACTATACAGTCGTTAAATACTAtggaataaaacatgtaaacaagTAAAACATGTCAGAAACTGAAAATGCTCAACAAAGTTTCAAATACCTCATAACCGTATTTATTGAGTAAATGTACTCACTGACGTCACCAGTAGTTTGTACCTGCTGTGCTGTCGTTTTTGCTGGTGTTTGGGTTTATTGTCTAAATAGTCTTCACTTGATAAGGTGCAGATAAAACCCTGTTCCTGCCGCCTGAGCTCTGATAACTTCTTAGTCCTCTGCTCCTTCTCCACATGAGATTCgcttgaaatatttttttttaatttatcttattttttgtgTACTCGTTTCTCAGCTTTCTGCTCAAGGTCCGGCTCATAATGTAACAACGTGGTCAAACAAGGCCAAATCTGACAAAGCCTGTTCAAAAATATGATGGCAGATAAAGAATATGAGTCTTACCTCCATTTTTGCATTTGTCCATCTTGGTACCTCAACAACCATGTTAAAGATAGtctgtaaaaatagaaaaagctGCCTGaaccatctttaaaaaatatttaccGGTATTCATTCAtgtctaaaaaagaaaaagataatttTCAATATCATTCTGTCAAGTGTGATTTAAAAAGACAATATTCTATCTGCTGCACTTACAAGAGATATTGACATAGCACTGAGAATGAGTAAAGAGTAAAGGCCACTGCTTTTCAAACAGACTATGACCTTGCTATTCCACCGTGTATTATCTGAAGAGGTTCCATTTTAATCTGATCAAGATATTTAAACCATAAAATTACATTTGTAATAGCAATGCAGATGGGATTTAATCAAAGCCCAGCATTAAATGATACACACATATTTATACATGTATTGAGGCAAAAGTATTCAAATCTTCCTTACCTGACTCTCATCGGCATACATTGGTATGtcatggaacggagagatgtaCTTTCCCTCAGCATTTTCTGTAAAACAGTCAAACTTAATGTTGTATGTCAGATAAATCAAAGCTGCATTTTGTCTCTTTTATGCCAACTATCAAGTAATCTACACTGACAAGAGTTAACTGGGAGATTACACAAGGGGGTTATCTAACAGGTCTCTTCTTTCATTTGAATACCCCCAATGGGAACCAGCAttctttcactttctttttttatcaccTTCTTTGTGGTTGGATTCTCTCTGTTCAAAGATTAGGCCAGGAAGTGCACATAATAGAAAAGGTCTGTCCCTGTTGagtttacatttacatgcatACTTACATTTAATCTTGCATTGTAATGATAGtgtgtattttattattaaaaaccTCTGCGTTTATGGGCTAGTGATACAAGAGCATTGAAATGGCTTTGATATAATCTACGAGGGCGTTTCCCTAGAGAGCAGGTTTCCAGATTACATGACAAGAAACACTCGACTAACTTGCTTCCCCCAAGTTCAAAGAACCAACTATGTCTCACAATGACACACATTTAAAGTCCACATCATAGTACACATTGTAAATGATTACTCTAATgcaaaatattcaaataaagCGGAAACCCAAAACACGTGTAAACCTAATTTAATTTCCAATTTTAAGTACATATGTCGTTGTTACCAACGTAACGATACAAACCAGAGTAAATGTATTAGTGACACGTGGGAGACTGCGCCGGCTGGCCCAATGACGCTGGGAGTGCCCAAAGTACAAACAAACCACACGATCatttgttattttatatgtattctCTACTCACTGAAAAATAAGCGATAG
This window harbors:
- the ppa1b gene encoding inorganic pyrophosphatase; the encoded protein is MSFTVEERGNPNSLNYRLFFKNAEGKYISPFHDIPMYADESQTIFNMVVEVPRWTNAKMEIATKDILNPIKQDVKKGKLRYVANVFPHKGYIWNYGAIPQTWEDPAHKDGDTDCCGDNDPIDVCEIGTRVCTRGDVIKVKVLGVLAMIDEGETDWKVIAIDVEDPEAKDFNNISDVQRLRPGYLEATVDWFRRYKVPDGKPENQFAFNGEFKDKEFAIEVIKSTHSFWKALISQKANAGELNCKNTCVSEGESPYCCSADEAKAAVGGTCPCGKEESVPSSVDKWFYYERK